The Pantoea vagans genome contains the following window.
CGGGGCACCGGCAGCAGCCGGGTCGGCACCGTCAGCCAGAATCGCAAATCGTAATCACAGCCCAGCAAGGTGTGCAGCAGCGCCATCACGTCCTGGCGGAGTTGCCCGTCAGGCATCCAGCCCTTCGCTTCTGCGGGATCGTCTGTCGAGAGCTCGACCCGCGAGCAGTAACCCGCCACGTGAGTTTCATCGCCCAGTATCGGATTTTGATCGAGCGTCATGCCGCCGCGTATTGAGAGGCGGGCGCGTTTTGCCACTGGCATCCTCACCGGATGGTGTGCAAAAACCTCAACTTTGGTATTCGGTGCCTGGCTGTTGATCACCGCTACGATGCCTTCCGCGGTGTGCGTGGTATGCAAGAGTGGTTGCAATATTGCCAGCAGGCGTGATGATGGTTGATCGCCGCTGTGGATGATGCCCGTAAGCGCCATCAGGCTTTGCGACACCGTATCCATACCGCCCGGCTCAAAGGTGGCCGGATAGCTGTATTTGCGCCAGATGCGGTAAAACTGTGTCATCAAGCGGTGATTGAAGATATCCAGAAACGCTGCCATCGCATCCGCACCGTCGCGGCCCTGATTAATATCGTCAATGATGCTGGTGGGCAGCGGCGAATCCACACCGTACAGGCCAAAGAAGTTAGTTCTGACCGTTGGCGCGGCATCCGGATTGTCAGCATCATTTTCCGTACACTTCAGCTCCCCGGCGGGAAAGCCCAGATGCGGATTGGGGCGAAAGCGCACCGGATCACTCTCGGGCGTGCGGCCCGTGCCAAGACGGCTGCCGGTCGTCTGCTCCAGCAACTGGCAGAAACGATAAAAATTATACCGAGCTGTCTGGTCGCGGCCTTTTTCGTCCAGCCAGAAAGGTGGCAGCGTCTGGCTGTTTTCGTTGTTATCCATGCTCAGATCAGCACCCTGTCAATGCGGCGTTCAGGCCAAGCCCATTCGGTGCCAGAAGCGGTCAACAGCACCGTCAGTTGGGTAAAGCGCAACACGCTGGCGTACTGCGTCAGGAACTGCTCCAGCAGCTCGCAGAACAGGCGGGCATCACCGGTGCCGCTGAACTGCGTTTCATCGAGCGCCACACGAATGCGCACGCCGTGCCAGTGATACGACGAGTTATAGTCCTGACGCCAGCTGACGTGACGGATACCGCTGATACGGCGGCGGTTGTTTTCGTCGTCGCTCCAGTCGAATACGGGCGATCAATATCACCGCTTTCAAAGCCAACCATCACACCCGTGCCATCCATTAACGGCCAGTGGAAGCCGTATTCTCCCCCTGCATAAGGTTTTGCCAGGCGTATCCAGCAGCTTTCAAAACCCTTCTGCCACTCACCCCGGTCAAGATCGAAGCGAATGCGGTAACGCCCCTGAGCATCAATGTGGGAGTAGGTATCATTTTCCTGCGTAGATGACACGCGGGCAGGCAACGTTCCGCTGATGGTCGGCCAGCAGAGTTCCTCTGGTCGCCATGTGTAATCACGGCTCCAGGGAACAGCTGTGAATGTGATGAAATAAGCGGAATCGCGGGAGATATTCTCGCAATCAGTGCTGACGACCAGTAACCCTTCTGGCGCATCTGGCCACGCCTTACCTGGGGTCGTGATGATCATCCCCGGACGCAGCGTCATGCAGTTGGATTTACCCTCAAACGTCACCAGCGTACTGAGATGACGTTCACTGCGGATACCTGCATACCAGATGCCCTGGCCGGGTTGCTCCTCATACGCTTTTCCGGCATCGGGATAATGCTCCGCCCAGCGATGGTCTGTACCACGTAGTGCACGATACTCCTCGCTGGTTCTGGCTTCCGCTTTCATATCGCTTTGTGCGCTGCGGTAGTTGTCATCATTGACGCCGACCTGCTTCGGCACGGCATTGCGAACTACATGCATATCCCAGACCGATTCCAGGCCTCCGTCAAACAGCCCGGAAGGATGGCGGAAAGGTATTGCCGGTCCCTTGATCCAGCCCTGCGCGTGATCGGTGAAGATAATGGCATCTTCATTGCTTTCTTCATCATACTGACGATAGAACGACACACCGACATCGGCCAGACGTCTGGCGATATGCGCATAATCGGACTCTTCGTACTGCATCATAAAGTCACGTAGCGGATAGCGGGTGTTGAGCTTCAGGGCAAAGCCCATCCGGTCAATCAGATGATTTTCCAGCGTCTTTTCAGTCAGGCTGATAATGCTGTCATTGAGGTAAACTGCGCTGTTGCGCCCCTGCGTCATGCGCACCATCTTGTGTTCAAGCACAACGCTGTAGTGGGTCTGGTCGGCGCTGGTATTATGCTGACGGAATTGCGTGATGATGCCTGGCACGATGCGCGGAGTAAGTTTTTCCCAGGGTTTACCATCCGGATACATCAACAATTCAGCAGAGTAGTTGATCAGCAGCGTCGCAGGGATATCGCGAGTGGTGCTGGTAAATTCAACCTCATAACGGGGGATCTGACTCAGCGCTTCACTGCCGCTGAATTTCAACACCGAAATCTGAATATCCGGGCGCTCCTGGCTGAGTTTTTTCAGCCGGAGTTGGTAATGGTTACAAGCTCCGTATTTACCACTCTCAATGATGTAATCCGCAATTCCCATGGTTTCCCTTCCCTTTTATCCCTGTTTCAACCCAGTCACTGAGTCAGTAAAAACAACCTCAATCCACCCCACAATCCCGCAGTGAGTAAAAGCAGTGAAACAAATGCCATCTGCGGCGAGCGCCACCAATGCATTTCTGCAGGGCCGCTACAGCGAACGATGTCCCAATGAGCGTCCATTTGCGCGACTTCTGGCAATCGCTTTTCCAGCTGCTGTAGCAGTGACTGGCGTTCAGTATCGTTTTCAACCCGATATTTACCTGAATAGCCAAACTTCAGCATGCGTTGATAGCAGACCAGTAAGGTTTCTGAGGGTGCTGGTTCGCGCAGCAGATTTTTGATGTGTTCGTAGAAATGCTCGCCACCATTGAGATGCCCAAGAAAGTGCCCCTGCAAAGGTGTGCGCCTCCACCAGGCTGAAATATCGGCTTCCGGAATGGTCATGATCAGTTCGTCGAGAAAGACGCAGTGCGCAAACTTGATTTCGTCGCAGAGAGAGTCAGGTGCACCGGCTGTGTTGAGTTTGTCCTGGACCTGTTGGACCATGCTGAAGCAATGCTGGTAGAGCGCATCATCAACGGTGATGGATTGTCCGTTTCGGACAGCAAGCGCTAGCAGCCAGGTATCCTGCATTAGCGTATCGAGGGTAGAAATTGTTATATGAGAATCTTGAGAAATCATTGGCACCATCCTGGTGTTATCTGAGCGTTGTTAATCCTTCAACGCTGTAGAAGTTTTAAGGGTTAAAATTGTTTGCATTAGCCTCTGTGGTGGCTGAAAGATGACGCCAGAGCCTTTCTCCACTAGGCCCCCTCAAAACCACACTGGCATCGATACTATTACTTAGGGTGACAGTCGATCAAGTAAACAGTATGAAAGTCTGATCTAAGTCGAATTTATGCACTAAAAATCAGATCCACTTAATTGTTTAATGTCACGCTGATAAAGCCCTGAACGCCTGCAAGAACGATGTTATGGGGGGATCTGACGACCGACTTCCGGATATTGCTCGGCAAACTCTTGCGCCGCCGCCTTCAGATAACGCATTTCGCTGTCAAAATATTTTAGAAAATCATGATCGTTCATTGCTCACCTACTCAACCAGCGCCAGATACAACACAGAACAGAGTGAAACCAGCCACAGCACCAGCAGTGAGAGCATTGCCCGGTAAAAAATAACTCTTGTTCCGCGCAGGCGATCAGTCAGAGAACGCGGGCGGGCGAATTTTTTCGGCCACAGCTGTGCCATGCCATGGTCAAACTCAGCGAGATCGTCTTCGTTGTTGAGTAATGCGAAGAGCCGTTCATCCAGCCATAAACGCCAGCAGTAGGAGTGGGTGACGAAAAACAACATCATTAAAGGCAGGCTCAGCGCGGAGTAGAAAAGATTGAGTATCAGCGCCAGCGGTGGCAGTGTCAGAGCGGCAAAGTAGCGCCAGCTCGACAGATGAATTTGCACAATCCGCTTAGTCATCATGCTTTCTGACATGGCTGTTCCTTGCTGAATGCTTCCAGAGTGGCAATGTGTACAGGCGTGAGAACAATCTGCGGACGTCGGGAAGTGACGAGTGCAACGGCCTGGTCGGCAGAAGAAGCATGCCCTTCAGCCAGCAGCCACGCCGCAACCACTGTGGCACTGCGCGATAACCCCAGAGCGCAGCAAACCAGCACCCTGTCATGTGCCTGACGTAGCTGCTGTAGCTGTCTTACTGCAATGCGCAAATGCTGAATGTCTGGCACCAGCAGATCCATTAAGGGATAGGACTGCCAGCACTGTTCACCTCGCTCGCCCTTGTGGAATTCTGCTGTCAGGTCAAAAACAGCAATATCCCGCTCTGCCTTGCCCGGAAATCTGCCCAGCGATACGCCAGCGGCAATCTCATTACTTTGCGCTGTATGCCGGGAAAACCAGCGGCGGGAAATTTTTGCACCTGCCAGGTAAGGCAGAAGTAGCAAGCGTGCGGAGAGAGATAAGTTGCCGTGGCTGTTTTTCTGGAACACCGTCACGCCCAATCCGGCATAGCCCGCAGCCACTGTCAGTAGTGCTAAGGCAGGCCACAGCAGCCAATAACCACAGGGAATCGCTGTTCCTGCCAGTAAAAACAGCATGCCACCGAGGCAGTATTTACTCGCAAGACGTCGCGCGTGCCGTGTTGGCCGCTGCCAGCGCCATTCTCCTTCAATCGGAATGACATAGCTGATGATGATTGCAACTACCATTCCGCTAATCACATCAATGAAATGGTGTTGCCAGGTCGTCAGAACGGAAACGGCAATCAGCAGGAACCAACAGCATGAAACGATTCTCGCATGGCGATTCAGATGCTGGTGAAAGCGTAACCAGAGCAACCAGGTCAGGATGATGTGCAGTGAAGGAGCTTGATTATAGGGCAAATCGAACTGTTCAAGCTGGCGGAACAGCCAGCCGAAAGCACCCTGGGTTTCCGGGCGCGTGAAGGTAAACTTCAGCGGGAAAAGCAAAAACGCAGCACACGCCACCAGCGATGCCGCAAGCAGGCGACAACCGTGACGCATCAGCTCCTGTCTTGAGGTACAGATGAACAGTGAAATGCCGTATAGCAGGTCAATGCTCCAGTAAGGCACGATAGTCCAGGGAATAAACGGGATCGCATGCTCCCAGCCAAATACCAGACTGCCCACATCGTCGCGAGTCGCGGTAAAGGTATTCACCTGCCCATAGCTCAGAAAAAACAGCGGCCCCAGCAGCATCAGCCAGCCAAGCCCCTGTTTCCAGGGGCTGTAAGGGCGTTGTGTCAGCAACGATTCAGTCATGCTGTTTTCTTACCGCCAGCGACACGGTAAAGATGCCAAACTCATCAATCAGTTGGTGGCATTTCTCAAATCCAGCTTCTTCGACCAGCGTATCCATCTCTCTCTGGCTGCGTACACGCATCAGCCAGGGAATGCCGTTTTGATGGCTGGTTAAGGTCCATGCGATGGTTTTCAGCTGCGGATGCCACGGCTGTCCGGTATAAACCAGCACACCACCTGGCGGAATGGCTACTGCCAAACCGGCCAGCGACGTTTTTATTAGCTGGTTGCTGGGGAACAGTTCATAGAGACCTGAAACGATGCCCAGCGTCGGCGCAGGCGCGAGTGTAGCGAGCGAGTCATAATCAAAGGCATTGCCTTTATTGAACTGCGCGAGATGGCCTAATTGACGCGCTTCAATCATCGCCTGGCCTTTTTCCACATTCAGATCGCTGTAATCACGCAGCAGGATGCTTTCAATTCCCGGTTGCTTCTCCAGCGCATCAAGAACGTAGCGGCCATGTCCAGCGGCAATATCGACCACGCGAACCGGTAAATTGTGCTCTTGCAGTTTTGCTACGGCTTGCGCAATCACCTGCTGGATATTTTCTTTGCGCACGCGGATGCCGCGCCAGCCAATGCTGTTGAGATACTGTCTGTCGATAATGCGACCAACAATGCCGGTGCCTTCAGCCGTATTGCGGTAGACATAATCCAGCGTGCTGCCAGAATCAAAGCCGGTTTCATATCCCAGGCGCATGCCTTTAGATAGCCTGCCAATGGTTTTCATGCCAAAACTCAGCGCAGCGTAGGACATGCCTTGTGGTGAGCAGCGTTTAGGTGGGGCCTGCAATTCTCGGTACGCATCAGCGCCCGGGCTCCACTGATCTTCATGGCTGTAATCGAAGGTGTAAGGAGCTGCGTTATAGAGCTGTTCGATAAACGGCTTCATTTTATCGAAGGCAAGCTGGCGATCCTTCTCGCCGAGCGTGTCGTGATAAAAGCCCGGCAGAATATGCTGCTCTTTAATGGCGCTGCGCAGCCCCTGATAGAATTTTTGCTGTGGTTTGGTGTGCACCACAAAATCATCGCCGGAAATCAGCAGTTGGGTGGGTACGGTGATAGCGGCAGAATCAGAAACAATGCGCTCCGCCGTTTTATACAGGTCCAGCAGAATATTCACCGCAATCTGACGAGTGATGAGTTTATCCTGCTCAAAGCTTCTGATTCGCTCAGGATCGTGGCTGAGAAATTTTCCCTTCACGTAAGAGTTCACGTAAAACAGGCCGCGAATGCGTTGCAGCAACCCCAAGCCCGTGCGCGCGAAAGGCACATACAGCTTCACTTTAAACGCGGGAGATGCCAGCACCATGCCACGAATTTTAGGCGCATAATCATGTACCCAGGTAGCGACCAGCACTGCGCCGACGCTTTGCGCAATCACAACAATGTCTTCAATACTCACCTGTGCCTGCTCAGCCACAAAGCGGACAAACTCATCGACGTCCTGCACTGAACGAGCAAGGCTCGGGCTGTAACCACGCTCTCCCGGCGAATGGCCGTGCCCACGTGCATCCCAGGCGTAAAAATGGGCATCCGGCATCAGCAACTCATCGACAACATGCTGTAAACGTCCTGAGTGCTCATGCCCGCGATGAAATAGCACAATCACTTTTTTGCTCTGCGCATCCTGCGCGGGCCAGTGGCGAAAATAGAGTGATTCACCGTCGCTGGTTGAAAAAGATCCTTCCTGAAATAAACGTGCTTCCCGGCTCATGGTAGTTTCCTTGTAGCTTGCTGTTGTAATTCGACAAAACGATTTAATAACGCGGTTTTAAATTCGGCCTTGTTGTCCTGATAGCGCACAGGATCGTCGATATAAATATCGATAAAAAACGGCACTGGTATTTTCTGGCCTTTGCCCATTGAGCGATCCAGCCCGTGCATATAGACAGGAACGATGGGCACATCCGGGCACTGCTGGCTGAGATGCCACAGGCCTGATTTTATTTCTGACAGTTTCCCCGGCTCACCGCGCGTGCCCTCCGGGAAAATAATGACGATTTTCTTTTCCGCCAGCGCATCAACGCAGGCCTGCAACGGATTGGCCTGATGCGCCCCGCGATACACCGGGATAATGCCAATCACCTTGAGTGCGAACCAACCCACCACTCTGTTTTTCAGAAAG
Protein-coding sequences here:
- a CDS encoding bifunctional alpha/beta hydrolase/class I SAM-dependent methyltransferase is translated as MSREARLFQEGSFSTSDGESLYFRHWPAQDAQSKKVIVLFHRGHEHSGRLQHVVDELLMPDAHFYAWDARGHGHSPGERGYSPSLARSVQDVDEFVRFVAEQAQVSIEDIVVIAQSVGAVLVATWVHDYAPKIRGMVLASPAFKVKLYVPFARTGLGLLQRIRGLFYVNSYVKGKFLSHDPERIRSFEQDKLITRQIAVNILLDLYKTAERIVSDSAAITVPTQLLISGDDFVVHTKPQQKFYQGLRSAIKEQHILPGFYHDTLGEKDRQLAFDKMKPFIEQLYNAAPYTFDYSHEDQWSPGADAYRELQAPPKRCSPQGMSYAALSFGMKTIGRLSKGMRLGYETGFDSGSTLDYVYRNTAEGTGIVGRIIDRQYLNSIGWRGIRVRKENIQQVIAQAVAKLQEHNLPVRVVDIAAGHGRYVLDALEKQPGIESILLRDYSDLNVEKGQAMIEARQLGHLAQFNKGNAFDYDSLATLAPAPTLGIVSGLYELFPSNQLIKTSLAGLAVAIPPGGVLVYTGQPWHPQLKTIAWTLTSHQNGIPWLMRVRSQREMDTLVEEAGFEKCHQLIDEFGIFTVSLAVRKQHD
- a CDS encoding phosphatase PAP2/dual specificity phosphatase family protein; this translates as MTESLLTQRPYSPWKQGLGWLMLLGPLFFLSYGQVNTFTATRDDVGSLVFGWEHAIPFIPWTIVPYWSIDLLYGISLFICTSRQELMRHGCRLLAASLVACAAFLLFPLKFTFTRPETQGAFGWLFRQLEQFDLPYNQAPSLHIILTWLLWLRFHQHLNRHARIVSCCWFLLIAVSVLTTWQHHFIDVISGMVVAIIISYVIPIEGEWRWQRPTRHARRLASKYCLGGMLFLLAGTAIPCGYWLLWPALALLTVAAGYAGLGVTVFQKNSHGNLSLSARLLLLPYLAGAKISRRWFSRHTAQSNEIAAGVSLGRFPGKAERDIAVFDLTAEFHKGERGEQCWQSYPLMDLLVPDIQHLRIAVRQLQQLRQAHDRVLVCCALGLSRSATVVAAWLLAEGHASSADQAVALVTSRRPQIVLTPVHIATLEAFSKEQPCQKA
- the tssG gene encoding type VI secretion system baseplate subunit TssG: MDNNENSQTLPPFWLDEKGRDQTARYNFYRFCQLLEQTTGSRLGTGRTPESDPVRFRPNPHLGFPAGELKCTENDADNPDAAPTVRTNFFGLYGVDSPLPTSIIDDINQGRDGADAMAAFLDIFNHRLMTQFYRIWRKYSYPATFEPGGMDTVSQSLMALTGIIHSGDQPSSRLLAILQPLLHTTHTAEGIVAVINSQAPNTKVEVFAHHPVRMPVAKRARLSIRGGMTLDQNPILGDETHVAGYCSRVELSTDDPAEAKGWMPDGQLRQDVMALLHTLLGCDYDLRFWLTVPTRLLPVPRLGDAGLFNGYNVMLGLRDYNNTTMPATTRIRVGRLREVNKVLG
- a CDS encoding lysophospholipid acyltransferase family protein yields the protein MNRMLRWIFTLCIAYPVVWIWLGVAVANRKKLPKTGPAIIVANHNSHLDVLTLFTLFPLSTLVDVQPVAAADYFLKNRVVGWFALKVIGIIPVYRGAHQANPLQACVDALAEKKIVIIFPEGTRGEPGKLSEIKSGLWHLSQQCPDVPIVPVYMHGLDRSMGKGQKIPVPFFIDIYIDDPVRYQDNKAEFKTALLNRFVELQQQATRKLP
- a CDS encoding type VI secretion system baseplate subunit TssF, yielding MNDHDFLKYFDSEMRYLKAAAQEFAEQYPEVGRQIPP
- a CDS encoding type VI secretion system baseplate subunit TssF, translating into MSGIRHVSWRQDYNSSYHWHGVRIRVALDETQFSGTGDARLFCELLEQFLTQYASVLRFTQLTVLLTASGTEWAWPERRIDRVLI
- the tssL gene encoding type VI secretion system protein TssL, short form, whose translation is MVPMISQDSHITISTLDTLMQDTWLLALAVRNGQSITVDDALYQHCFSMVQQVQDKLNTAGAPDSLCDEIKFAHCVFLDELIMTIPEADISAWWRRTPLQGHFLGHLNGGEHFYEHIKNLLREPAPSETLLVCYQRMLKFGYSGKYRVENDTERQSLLQQLEKRLPEVAQMDAHWDIVRCSGPAEMHWWRSPQMAFVSLLLLTAGLWGGLRLFLLTQ